The following coding sequences lie in one Arachis ipaensis cultivar K30076 chromosome B05, Araip1.1, whole genome shotgun sequence genomic window:
- the LOC110262775 gene encoding serine/threonine-protein phosphatase 7 long form homolog, with protein sequence MLLIGTILFGDKSGAGVHWKFLPLLREFCSIIQYSWGSACLAHLYRALCRASRVDCKEIDGPLTLLLGWAWIRLPYLSPVPREPRSFPLANRWRNWERGDRRYRYMKLADFRKAFDELQEGQFVWVAYTVDRVDPNIIPAEIYMHSVVWSATVPLVSFECVEWHATDRIRRQFGFVQGVPHEEWNLDKAHGEVLIGPKNLNWATAPTHYSWVMH encoded by the exons ATGTTGCTTATCGGGACGATCTTGTTTGGGGATAAATCAGGGGCAGGTGTGCACTGGAAGTTTCTACCCTTGCTTCGTGAATTTTGCAGTATTATACAATACAGTTGGGGATCTGCATGCCTAGCACACCTCTACAGGGCGTTATGCCGGGCATCTCGAGTTGACTGTAAGGAAATAGATGGCCCACTAACACTTCTGCTCGGTTGGGCTTGGATCCGACTGCCATATCTATCGCCGGTTCCTAGGGAGCCCCGCAGTTTTCCGCTAGCAAACAG GTGGCGAAACTGGGAGCGTGGTGACCGACGATATAGATATATGAAGCTAGCTGACTTTAGGAAGGCCTTTGATGAACTTCAGGAAGGTCAG TTTGTGTGGGTTGCGTATACTGTGGATCGCGTGGATCCGAACATAATTCCTGCTGAAATCTATATGCACTCGGTTGTCTGGAGCGCTACAGTACCTTTGGTGTCATTTGAATGTGTTGAGTGGCATGCTACCGATAGGATTAGGCGACAATTCGGTTTCGTTCAGGGAGTACCTCATGAGGAGTGGAATCTGGACAAGGCGCATGGAGAAGTCCTGATTGGTCCTAAGAATCTTAACTGGGCCACGGCACCGACTCATTACAGTTGGGTGATGCATTAG